One segment of Desulforegula conservatrix Mb1Pa DNA contains the following:
- a CDS encoding C39 family peptidase, producing the protein MHALAGILILICLASSFYPERGIPEKNFDMRTGFRDEIHMVHEIRPLSEFKFRNIAKQQYDFSCGSAALATIMRYQLGENLNEHQVIKGLMKYGDKEQIAQAQAFSLYDMKAFLEALGYSGEGYKAEVKDLMNKEYWPCIVPIKLYGYKHFVVIKGIYKDHVFIADPWTGNSSFPLKQFIEDMWDDNIVFIVSAKGSKKTNLLKLHETDLRFIDRDTTRTFMMDKYDPTKDFDRQRSGDSNGGLQRYKR; encoded by the coding sequence ATGCATGCACTCGCAGGTATACTTATTCTAATATGTCTGGCTTCATCATTTTATCCTGAGCGGGGAATTCCGGAAAAAAATTTTGATATGCGCACCGGATTCAGGGACGAGATTCATATGGTTCACGAAATCAGACCCCTTTCAGAGTTCAAATTCAGAAACATAGCGAAACAGCAGTACGACTTCAGCTGTGGTTCGGCTGCTCTTGCTACGATAATGAGATACCAGCTCGGTGAGAATCTTAATGAACATCAGGTTATCAAGGGACTGATGAAGTATGGTGACAAGGAACAGATAGCTCAGGCCCAGGCATTTTCCTTATATGATATGAAAGCCTTTTTAGAGGCTCTTGGATATAGTGGGGAAGGGTACAAGGCCGAGGTCAAAGACCTTATGAACAAGGAATACTGGCCCTGCATAGTACCAATAAAACTCTATGGTTATAAGCATTTTGTCGTAATAAAAGGTATTTACAAAGATCATGTTTTTATTGCAGATCCATGGACAGGTAACTCAAGCTTTCCTTTAAAGCAGTTTATAGAAGATATGTGGGATGACAATATTGTTTTTATCGTATCTGCCAAAGGTTCTAAAAAAACTAATCTGCTTAAACTACATGAGACAGATCTGAGATTTATAGACCGTGATACGACACGAACATTTATGATGGATAAATATGATCCAACCAAGGATTTTGACAGGCAGAGATCAGGAGATTCCAATGGCGGTTTGCAGAGATATAAAAGATAG
- a CDS encoding OmpP1/FadL family transporter, with protein MNQIFVFSRFSFLFVVFLCLFSPERSFAAFAENPFVDAKGIGLANNCTAIPPGHMSAHYNPAGLSKVAEGAMFSNGLGVPFITQTGRFKADADWKGLLNGMWGPDAEYNPNDPTSAHGGRDPLDGKKGTNESAKMYIPFVGPIDFALAPNLGLSNRDPGSKWTFAYTNYAPYGGGLNHNDKNDPLRYGVKNLYLQHLIYAGPVVSYKISDELSFGFMAGLGQTAMGLSMDARTPNEMVALTRMIGDATRDLNIPVVSQQTLPPPFLGGGLGPYEDNVSIQFDVRDDFSPNFNLGFLWEPNNYFGAGLNYQSQITSDMTGKYKIDYSEQWQRHVDWNGSTSYTLQTAGMLDIPYIGVPYQSGTVTGKQKFPQRIDFGIKVSPINRLRLLTDLHWSNWAIDKKNKFVFDQRIQLLRVAKLLGYTGGDYALVVDRNMRDTWHWGVGMEFDVSERLTLRCGYERRPTSTNPDLRDAIYFLSGDVDYYGAGLTFKAKKGITLDFAVGYLTDNGVEAVNNSSSNLNSTDFTKIISPYAGLDYEQDTTLMCIAGGITMPLAVQMELIHNDIQKVKKLLYILNPFK; from the coding sequence TTGAATCAAATCTTTGTCTTCTCTCGCTTTTCTTTTCTTTTCGTGGTTTTTTTATGCCTGTTTTCCCCTGAAAGATCATTTGCAGCATTTGCGGAAAATCCCTTTGTTGATGCAAAGGGTATAGGCCTTGCAAATAACTGCACTGCTATTCCGCCAGGCCATATGTCGGCCCATTATAATCCGGCAGGTCTTTCAAAAGTAGCAGAAGGAGCCATGTTCAGTAATGGTCTCGGAGTTCCTTTCATAACCCAGACCGGCCGTTTCAAGGCTGATGCTGACTGGAAAGGGCTTTTAAATGGTATGTGGGGGCCTGATGCGGAATATAACCCCAATGACCCAACTTCGGCCCATGGCGGCCGAGATCCCCTTGATGGGAAGAAAGGCACAAACGAATCTGCAAAAATGTACATACCTTTTGTCGGCCCAATAGATTTTGCATTAGCCCCTAATTTAGGGCTTTCAAACAGGGACCCGGGATCTAAATGGACATTTGCTTATACCAATTATGCTCCTTATGGAGGCGGGCTTAATCATAATGATAAAAATGACCCTTTGAGATACGGTGTCAAGAACCTTTATCTCCAGCATCTGATTTATGCGGGCCCTGTGGTCAGCTATAAAATTTCAGATGAACTCTCTTTTGGATTTATGGCAGGACTGGGCCAGACGGCTATGGGGCTGTCAATGGATGCCAGGACTCCTAATGAAATGGTTGCACTCACTCGTATGATAGGGGATGCTACGCGCGATTTGAATATTCCTGTCGTATCCCAGCAGACCCTTCCTCCTCCTTTTCTTGGCGGTGGTCTCGGGCCTTACGAGGACAATGTCAGCATTCAGTTTGATGTAAGAGACGATTTTTCGCCCAATTTTAACCTTGGTTTTCTATGGGAACCTAATAATTATTTTGGCGCCGGGTTAAACTACCAGAGTCAGATAACATCTGATATGACAGGTAAATATAAGATTGATTACAGTGAGCAGTGGCAGAGGCATGTAGACTGGAATGGAAGTACAAGCTATACATTGCAGACAGCGGGTATGCTTGATATCCCTTATATTGGCGTTCCTTACCAGTCTGGCACTGTAACTGGAAAACAGAAATTTCCGCAAAGAATAGATTTTGGGATAAAAGTATCTCCTATAAACAGACTAAGGCTTCTTACAGATCTTCACTGGTCTAACTGGGCTATAGATAAAAAAAACAAATTTGTTTTTGACCAGAGAATTCAGCTTTTAAGGGTCGCAAAACTCCTTGGCTATACAGGAGGCGACTATGCTCTCGTGGTTGACAGGAATATGAGGGATACCTGGCACTGGGGAGTTGGAATGGAATTTGACGTGTCAGAGAGGCTTACCCTTAGATGCGGGTATGAAAGAAGACCTACTTCCACTAATCCGGATTTAAGGGATGCAATTTATTTCCTGTCAGGAGATGTTGACTATTACGGCGCAGGCCTGACTTTTAAGGCTAAAAAAGGCATCACCCTTGACTTTGCAGTTGGATATCTCACTGATAATGGAGTGGAGGCTGTTAACAATAGCAGCAGCAATTTAAACTCGACTGACTTCACAAAAATTATAAGTCCATATGCAGGTCTTGATTACGAGCAGGACACAACCCTTATGTGTATCGCAGGAGGCATAACCATGCCTCTTGCTGTTCAGATGGAGCTTATCCATAATGATATACAGAAGGTTAAGAAATTGCTGTATATATTGAATCCTTTTAAATAA
- a CDS encoding DUF6160 family protein: MKKFLAGIAAAAIITIPMTSFALESMSKGALKKATGQAGVSIALDNVVIVQKSMPTTTYWDVDGTSSAYGTAGQVTSAGLKIAYTAAAEKMIVLDGILDNSKYGAALMAAKFGIGAATATEYGIAAVGIAAAGAVTDPSNGDIPNAGDKVLPTGTNAHGDTIVTAPAGYYLTGISPLSIDVGTCQSLTAGLQYNLNSTALDVAGVVIGLPTIEITTFHSNDTKIISITSGAPAVTANSGGTVANISNEIIRIEKSGTSQMAILGGRLEIAPH; this comes from the coding sequence ATGAAAAAGTTTTTAGCAGGTATCGCAGCGGCAGCCATCATTACTATTCCTATGACTTCTTTTGCTCTTGAATCAATGAGCAAGGGCGCACTCAAGAAAGCAACTGGTCAGGCTGGCGTTAGCATAGCGCTTGATAACGTAGTTATCGTTCAGAAATCAATGCCTACAACAACATATTGGGATGTTGACGGTACTTCATCGGCTTATGGTACAGCTGGACAAGTAACAAGCGCTGGTTTAAAAATCGCATATACCGCAGCTGCTGAAAAGATGATAGTGCTTGATGGTATACTTGATAACTCAAAGTATGGCGCTGCGCTGATGGCAGCAAAGTTTGGAATTGGTGCCGCTACTGCGACTGAATACGGAATAGCAGCTGTTGGTATTGCCGCTGCAGGAGCAGTTACTGATCCAAGTAACGGCGATATTCCAAATGCAGGTGATAAGGTTCTGCCTACTGGCACTAATGCACACGGCGACACCATTGTTACAGCACCTGCTGGCTATTATTTGACAGGTATATCTCCTCTTTCAATCGACGTTGGTACCTGCCAGTCACTTACTGCTGGTCTTCAGTATAACCTTAATTCAACTGCTCTTGATGTAGCTGGTGTTGTAATTGGTCTTCCAACAATTGAGATTACAACTTTCCATTCAAATGACACCAAGATTATCAGCATAACAAGTGGTGCGCCTGCTGTTACCGCTAACTCTGGTGGAACCGTAGCGAACATAAGTAATGAAATAATTCGCATTGAGAAATCTGGTACTTCCCAGATGGCTATCCTTGGCGGACGTCTTGAAATCGCTCCACACTAA